The Deltaproteobacteria bacterium DNA segment GCCCTCGTCTACACCTCCGGCGTGGCCGAGCACATGATCGCCAACTGCGAGGCGCTCATCACGCAGTACTCCTCGACGGTCTTCGTGGGCATGACGCTCGGCAAGGAGTGCCACTCGTACTTCGACCTGGACGACGTTCGGCGCCTGATGCCGGTCCAGCACCGGTCGGCCGCGCGGAAGATCGCCAACGTCTGCCGCGAGCTCCTCGGACTGGCGCCGGTCGAGGCCGCCGCAAGCCGCGAGGACGCCGCAAGCCGCGAGACCGCCCCGGCCCGAGACGACGTCGACGGCAACGCCCCGCCGCAGCCCTCGGCGAACCGGGCCAGGACAGCCCGCGCATGAGCCCGCGAATCGCCGTGCTCGTACAGGCCCGCACGGGCTCCTCCCGCCTGCCCGGCAAGGTGCTTCTCCCCCTCGCGGGAGAGCCGCTCCTCGCCCGCATGCTCGAGCGCGTCCGCGCCGCGCGCACGCCCTTCGTACTGCAGGTCATCACCACCACCGACGCGAGCGACGACCCGGTGCGCACCCTCTGCGCCGCGCTCGGCGTCCCCTGCTACAGCGGGCACCCGACCGACCTCCTCGACCGCCACGTGCAGGCCGCGCGCGCTCTCGAGGCCGACGTGGTGGTGAAGGTCCCCTCGGACTGTCCGCTCATCGACCCGGAGGTGATCGACCGCGTCCTCGCCGCGTACCTCGCGCGCCCGGGCGAGCTCGACTTCGTCTCGAACCTGCACCCCGCCACCTACCCCGACGGCAACGACGTGGAGGTGATGCCCCTCCCGGTGCTCGAGGAGGCCTGGCGCGAGGCCCGTCGCCCGCTCGAGCGCGAGCACACGACCCCCTTTCTCTGGGAGCAGCCCGCGCGCTATCGCCTGGCCAACGTGGCCTGGGAGAGCGGACTCGACTATTCGATGACCCACCGCTTCACCATCGACTACCCCGAGGACTACGCCTTCCTCGCCGCGGTCTACGAGGCGCTCTATCGCCCCGAACGGCCGATCTTCCCGCTCGAGGAGATCCTGGCCTACCTCGAGGCCCACCCCGAGGTAACGGCGCTCAACGCGCGCTACGCCGGGGTGAACTGGTACCGGAACCATCTGCACGAGCTAGAGACCATCAGCGCGAGCCAGACGCGCTCCGAGGTGCGTTCATGACCCAGCAAACCGTTTCACCGACGGCGCGGAGCCCCCACGCCGAGCTCGAGGCACTCGCCCTGCGCGTGCGCGAGCACATCATCCGCATGGCCACCAAGGGCGGCTGCTTCATCGGCGCGTCGCTCTCGTGCGCGGACCTGCTCGTGCACCTCTATTCGCGCGTGCTCCGCGTCTCGCCGGAGACGGTCGCCGACCCGAACCGGGACTACCTGCTCCTCTCGAAGGGGCACGACGTGCCCGCCCTCTACGGCACGCTGGCCGAGCTCGGCTACTTCCCGCGCGAGCGGCTGAAGGAGCACCTCAAGACCACGGACAGCATCTACTGGCACCCGAACCGCGCCATCCCGGGGATCGAGTTCCACTCGGGCTCGCTCGGGCACCTGCTCTCGGTGGGGCTCGGCATCGCGCTCGACGTGAAGCGCCAGCAGGCGGATAACCGCGTCTTCGTCGTCCTCGGCGACGGCGAGTGCAACGAGGGTTCCGTCTGGGAGGGGTGCCTGGTGGCCGGGGCGCACAAGCTGGACAACCTGGTGGCGATCGTGGACCGCAACGAGTTCCAGGCCAACATCCGCACCGAGGAGCTCATCCCCCTCGAGCCGCTCGACGCGAAGTTCCGCGCCTTCGGCTGGGCCGTGAAGACCATCGACGGGCACTCCTTCGCCGAGCTCGAGGAGGCCTTCGCGCACCTGCCCTACGAGAGCGGCAAGCCCACGGCGGTCATCGCCCGCACCGTGCGCGGCAAGGGCCTCCCCTCGATCGAACGTCGCGCCGACCGCTGGTTCGTGAACTTCACCGCCCCCGAGGTGGAGATGCTCCTCAAGGAGCTCCACGACGGTGTGGCGAGCCAACTCACCTCCGAGACCCTGATGGTGCGCTGATGCAGCTCGGACGCTACGAAGAGATCCTCATCGACCTGGCCCGCAAGAGCGACCGGCTGATGGTCATGACCGCCGAGAACCGCGCGGCGATCCGCAACCTGCCGGGCATCATCCCCGAGCGCTTCATCGACGTCGGGATCTGCGAGCAGACGATGATCGGCGCGGCGGCCGGGCTGGCGCTTCGCGGACGCACGCCGATCGTGCACGCGCTGGCCACGTTTCTGGCCTTCCGGGCCTACGAGTTCATCCGCACCGACGTGGGGATCCCGGGGCTCCCGGTGAAGCTCGTGGGCGCCGTGGCCGGCTTTCTCTCCGACGGGAACGGCCCGACGCACCAGGCCCTGGAGGACCTCTCACTGATGCGCGGCATCCCCGGGATGCACGTCTTCTGCCCCGCCGACGAGGACGAGCTGGTGGGCGCGCTCCCGACGCTGATCGAGAATCCCGCCCCCTGGTACGTGCGCTACAACGTGCTGCCGGCGGCCGTCCCGCACACCGCCCCCTTCCAGGTCGGCAAGGCCGAGGTGCTCGCGCAGGGCAAGGACGTGACGCTGCTGACCTACGGGTTCCTCCTGCGCGAGGCGGCGAAAGCGAAGGAGCTCCTCGAGGCGCAGCACCTCTCGGTGGGGCTGGTCAATATGCGCATGCTCAAGCCGCTCGACGAGGCCGCGGTGCTGGCCGCCGCGAAGCAGAGCAGCCTGCTCGTGACGATCGAGGACCACTTTCAGACGGGCGGGCTCTACTCGGCGCTGGGCGAGACGATGCTCAAGCACCGCCAGAGCGCGCGCGTCCTGCCCATCGCGCTGGAAGAGCGCTGGTTCAAGCCGGGGCTCCTCCCCGACGTGCTCGAGCACGAGGGATTCACGGGGGCCAAGCTCGCGCAACGCATCGTGCGGGCGCTCTAACGGAGGGGATGAAGATGCCGAACGGCGTGCGCTTCAACGACCAGTACCCGACGATCACCGAGTCCGACAAGCTCTACGCCCGGGCGCTGGGGCTCATCCCGGCGGTGACCCAGACCCTCGCCAAGGGCCCCGGGCAGTACGTCCGCGGCGTCGCGCCGAAGTACCTCGCGCGCGGCAAGGGGAGCCACGTCTGGGACGTGGACGGCAACGAGTACATCGACCTCACGATGGGCGTCGGGCCGCTCTCGCTCGGCTACGCCTACCCGGCGGTGGACGAGGCGATCAAGCGCCAGCTCGCCGACGGGATCACCTTCTCGCTCATGCACCCGCTCGAGGTGGAGGTGGCCGAGCTGGTGAAGGAGGTCGTCCCCGGCGTGGAGAGCGTGCGCTTCTCCAAGACCGGCTGCGACGCGACGAGCGCCGCGGTGCGCCTGGCCCGGGCCTACACCGGCAAGAACAAGGTCCTCTGCTGCGGCTACCACGGCTGGCACGACTGGTACATCTCCGTCACCGACCGCAACAAGGGGATCCCCCAGGCGGTGCAGGACCTGACCTACACCTTCAACTACAACGACCTCGCGGGGGTCGCGGACTCGATCGACGACGACACGGCCTGCGTGATCCTGGAGCCGATCGTCTTCGAGGCGCCGAAGGGCAATTTCCTCGCCGACCTGCGCAAGCTCTGCGACGCGCGCGGCGTGCTGCTCATCTTCGACGAGATGTGGACCGGCTTTCGCCTGAGCCTCGGCGGCGCGCAGGAATACTTCGACGTGCGGGCCGACCTCTGCACCTTCTCCAAGGCCGTCGCGAACGGCATGCCGATCTCGATCCTGGCCGGCAAGAAGGAAGTCATGCAGCTCTGCGAGCAGGACGTCTTCTTCTTCACCACCTTCGGCGGAGAGGCGCTCTCGCTCGCGGCCACCAAGGCCACGATCAGCGAGCTCCGCGACAAGAAGGTCTGCGAGCAACTCGCCGCGCAGGGCCGAAAGCTCCGCGAGGGCTACAACGCGCTCGCGAAGGGCCTGTCGATGGACTACACGGCCTGCACCGGCTTCGACTGCCGCACCATCGTCACCTTCGACGCCAAGGCCGGAAACCCCCTCGAGATGAAGTCCCTGCTCCAGCAGGAGCTGATCCGCGCGGGCGTCCTGTGGGGGGGCTTTCACAACATGAGCTACTCCCACAGCGATGCCGACGTGAGCCACATCCTCGCCGCCTACGAGCGCTGCCTGCCGGTCCTGAAGGCGGCCGTCTCCGACGGAAACGTGCGCGGCGCGCTCCGGGGCGAGCCGGTGGTCCCCGTCTTCCGCAAGACCTCGAACTTCAACCTCAAGCCCCAACCCAAGAGCAAGTGAGGCGCACCATGTCCTCTACCGTCGAAGCGCAGTTCTCGCTCAGCGGCAAGGTGGCCATCGTGACCGGGGCCCTCGGGCTCCTCGGTAAGGAGCACTGTCACGCGCTCGCCGGGGCCGGCGCCACGCTCGTCGCGGTGGACCTGGACGGGCCCGGCTGCCAGGCCTTCGCGACGGAGCTGGGCCGCACCTACGACCGCCCGTGCCTCGGGGTCGGGGTGAACATCACCTCGCCCGAGGAGCTCACGGCGCTGCGCGACCAGGTGCTCGCGCGCTTCGGTCGGATCGACGTGCTCGTGAACAACGCCGCCGTGAACGACAGCTTCGAGAACCCGTCGCTCGCCGCCGAGCAGTCCCGCTTCGAGAAGTATCCGCTGGAGAAGTTTCGCGCGGCGCTGGACGTGAACGTGACCGGCACGCACCTCTGCTGCCAGCTCCTCGGCACGCCGATGGCCGAGCGAGGCGAAGGCAGCATCATCAACGTGGCCTCGACCTACGGCCTCGTCGCGCCGGACCAGTCGATCTACCGCCGCCCCGACGGCAGCCAGGCCTTCCACAAGTCCCCCGTGTATTCGGTGACCAAGGGGGCCGTGATCATGCTGACCAAGTTTCTCGCCGCCTACTGGGGCGAGAAGGGCGTGCGCGTGAACACGCTCTCGCCGGGGGGCGTGGAAAACGGGCAAGACGCGTTTTTCGTGCAAAACTACGCGCGCAAGACGCCGCTCGGGCGCATGGCCCAGCCCGGGGACTACCGCGGCGCGCTCGTCTTTCTGGCGAGCGACGCGTCGGCGTACATGACCGGGGCGAACCTGGTCGTGGACGGCGGCTGGACCTGCTGGTGAGGTGAGCGACGTGCACCTGGCCCGCCACACGATCCGCGGCACGCTCCAGCTCCCCGAGGAGGAGCTCGCGCTACGCGCGCGGCGCGTCCGGCTCGTGCTCACGGACGTGGACGGCACGCTCACCGACGGCGGGGTCTACGTCTCGCCCGAGGGGGAGGCGCTGAAGAAGTTCTCGCTGCGGGACGGGATGGGGGTCGAGCGGCTGCGCGAGGCGGGGGTCGAGACGGCCTTCATCACGCGCGAACGCTCCCCGATCGTGGCCCGCCGGGCGGAGAAGCTGAAGCTCACGTTCCTCTACATGGGGCTCCTGGACAAGCTGGCCCACCTGGACCGCATCCTCGAGGAGACTGAGCTTTCCGTCGAGCAACTGGCGTACATCGGGGACGACGTGAACGACCTGGGTATACTTCGGGCGATCGGCGAGACGGGGTTGACCGGCGCCCCGTCCGACGCCATGCCCGAGGTCAAAGAGACTGTGCACTACCTATGCGTGGAACCGGGGGGGCGCGGAGCGTTCCGCGACTTCGCCGAGCTGATTCTCAACCTGAGGTGACACATGGGCAAAGGAACGATCGAGATCCGGGGACGGAGGGTAGGGGTTGGGCATCCGGTCTTCGTCGTCGCCGAAATCGGCATCAACCACAACGGCTCGGTGGAGCTGACCAAGAAGCTCATCGACGGCGCGGTCCTCGCCGGCTGTGACGCGGTGAAGTTCCAGAAGCGGACCCCCGAGCTGTGCGTGCCGAAGGATCAGTGGCAGCTCGAGCGGGACACGCCCTGGGGCCGCATGACCTATATCGATTACCGGCGGAAGATCGAGTTCGGCCACGACGAGTACGCGGCGATCGACCGCTACTGCCGGGAGAAGGGCATCCTCTGGACCGCCTCCTGCTGGGACGAGCCGTCGGTGGACTTCATGGAGCACTTCGCGCCGGCCTTCTACAAGGCCGCGTCGGCGTCGCTCACGGACCTGCCGCTCCTGCGCAAGATGAAGGGCACGGGCCGGCCGCTGATGATCTCCACCGGCATGTCCACGATGGAGGAGATCCGCGCGGCGGTGGCCGGCGTGGGCAAGGAGAACCTGCTCATCGCGCACGCCACCTCGAGCTACCCCTGCCCGGTGGAGGAGCTGAACCTGAAGATGATCCAGACCCTCCGCGAGGAGTGGCCGGAGTGCCCGGTCGGGTACTCGGGGCACGAGGTGGGCCTGGCCACGACCTGGGCCGCGGTGGCGCTCGGGGCCTGCTTCGTGGAGCGGCACATCACGCTGGACCGGGCCATGTGGGGCACCGACCAGGCCGCCTCCGTCGAGCTCGGCGGGCTGATGCGCCTGGTCTCGAACATTCGCGAGATCGAGCGCGCCCTCGGCGACGGGATCAAGCGGGTCTACGAGCGCGAGCTCCCGCAGCGCGCCAAGCTCCGCCGCGTACAGCCTACGAGCGCCAGCGCCGTCGAGCGCAAGCCCTCCTCGGGCAACGGCAAGCACGTGCGCCTGTAATATCCCGGCAGAACCCCCCGCGCTCCCTCTTCTGATCGGCGTCAAGCCCGCGCCTCTCCGCGGCTTTCGCAGTCCCCCCCGACGTAACGCACCCCCTGCCGCGACGTACTCAGCTCCGGGGACTCCCCTTCCGCCGGAGCGCGCGCGTCATGCAAAGCTGGGCCTACATCTCGGCCGGGATCATCATGGGCTCCTCGGTGGTCTATGTGGCCCTCGAGAAGCTCTACCCGTACGACCCGGGCCACAAGCTCTTCCGGCGCGGCTTCGCGCTCGACTTCGTCTGGTACAGCCTGATCCAGAGCTACCTCCTCGGGCTCCTCATCGGCCTCGTGATCGAGAGCCTGGACAAGGGCACGGGCCTCTCGCGGCTGCACCTCGTCTCGGCGTGGCCCTTCTGGGCCCAGCTCCTCTTCTTCTTCGTGGTGCACGACCTCTACATCTACTGGTTCCACCGCTGGATGCACGTGAACAAGTACCTCTGGCGGTTGCACGAGGCGCACCATTCCTGCGAAGAGGTGGATTGGGTGGCCGGCTCGCGCTCGCACCCGCTCGAGATCATGATCAACCAGACCATCGAGTTCGCGCCGATGGTGCTGCTCGGCGCGCACCCGGCGCTGCCCGTGACCAAGGCCACGATGGACGCGCTCTGGGGCATGTTCATCCACTCGAACGTGGGGGCCCGTCTCGGCTGGCTGAACTACGTCATCAACGGGCCCGAGATGCACCGGTGGCACCACGCCACGAACTACAAGCCCCCCGGGATGAACTACGGCACCAAGCTCGCCCTCTGGGACTGGCTCTTCGGCACGGCCTATCTGCCCAGGGAGAAGCCCGCCGCCTACGGCCTGCCCGAGGTGAAGTTTCCGACGGGCCCGATCGGGCAGACGCTCTTCGCCTTCCGTCGCTTCGACCCCCCGGCCCCGCCCGCCGAGGCCACCGCTCCCGTCGAGGCCGTCCCGGCCGGCCGCGCCCCCGAGAGCGCCGCGCACCAGAGCTAAGGGCCCACGGCTCCAACGCTCACTGGACCGAGTTCGCGCCTGCGACTCCGATCGGCCAACGACCCCGCGAGCCACTCCGCGTCGCTCCTGCCGATTTGACTCGTCTTCCCGGCCGTCGCCTTTCGGCACGCCGCGTGCTCAGGGCCGCCGCAAATCCCACGACGAAGGAGCGGCACGAATGTTTCGCACGCAGAAGGGGAAGCTTGTGAGCTGGCTCGGCGCCGCCGGGATCG contains these protein-coding regions:
- a CDS encoding sterol desaturase family protein, translated to MQSWAYISAGIIMGSSVVYVALEKLYPYDPGHKLFRRGFALDFVWYSLIQSYLLGLLIGLVIESLDKGTGLSRLHLVSAWPFWAQLLFFFVVHDLYIYWFHRWMHVNKYLWRLHEAHHSCEEVDWVAGSRSHPLEIMINQTIEFAPMVLLGAHPALPVTKATMDALWGMFIHSNVGARLGWLNYVINGPEMHRWHHATNYKPPGMNYGTKLALWDWLFGTAYLPREKPAAYGLPEVKFPTGPIGQTLFAFRRFDPPAPPAEATAPVEAVPAGRAPESAAHQS
- a CDS encoding N-acetylneuraminate synthase family protein; translation: MGKGTIEIRGRRVGVGHPVFVVAEIGINHNGSVELTKKLIDGAVLAGCDAVKFQKRTPELCVPKDQWQLERDTPWGRMTYIDYRRKIEFGHDEYAAIDRYCREKGILWTASCWDEPSVDFMEHFAPAFYKAASASLTDLPLLRKMKGTGRPLMISTGMSTMEEIRAAVAGVGKENLLIAHATSSYPCPVEELNLKMIQTLREEWPECPVGYSGHEVGLATTWAAVALGACFVERHITLDRAMWGTDQAASVELGGLMRLVSNIREIERALGDGIKRVYERELPQRAKLRRVQPTSASAVERKPSSGNGKHVRL
- a CDS encoding glycosyltransferase family protein; protein product: MSPRIAVLVQARTGSSRLPGKVLLPLAGEPLLARMLERVRAARTPFVLQVITTTDASDDPVRTLCAALGVPCYSGHPTDLLDRHVQAARALEADVVVKVPSDCPLIDPEVIDRVLAAYLARPGELDFVSNLHPATYPDGNDVEVMPLPVLEEAWREARRPLEREHTTPFLWEQPARYRLANVAWESGLDYSMTHRFTIDYPEDYAFLAAVYEALYRPERPIFPLEEILAYLEAHPEVTALNARYAGVNWYRNHLHELETISASQTRSEVRS
- a CDS encoding transketolase, coding for MTQQTVSPTARSPHAELEALALRVREHIIRMATKGGCFIGASLSCADLLVHLYSRVLRVSPETVADPNRDYLLLSKGHDVPALYGTLAELGYFPRERLKEHLKTTDSIYWHPNRAIPGIEFHSGSLGHLLSVGLGIALDVKRQQADNRVFVVLGDGECNEGSVWEGCLVAGAHKLDNLVAIVDRNEFQANIRTEELIPLEPLDAKFRAFGWAVKTIDGHSFAELEEAFAHLPYESGKPTAVIARTVRGKGLPSIERRADRWFVNFTAPEVEMLLKELHDGVASQLTSETLMVR
- a CDS encoding aminotransferase class III-fold pyridoxal phosphate-dependent enzyme, whose amino-acid sequence is MPNGVRFNDQYPTITESDKLYARALGLIPAVTQTLAKGPGQYVRGVAPKYLARGKGSHVWDVDGNEYIDLTMGVGPLSLGYAYPAVDEAIKRQLADGITFSLMHPLEVEVAELVKEVVPGVESVRFSKTGCDATSAAVRLARAYTGKNKVLCCGYHGWHDWYISVTDRNKGIPQAVQDLTYTFNYNDLAGVADSIDDDTACVILEPIVFEAPKGNFLADLRKLCDARGVLLIFDEMWTGFRLSLGGAQEYFDVRADLCTFSKAVANGMPISILAGKKEVMQLCEQDVFFFTTFGGEALSLAATKATISELRDKKVCEQLAAQGRKLREGYNALAKGLSMDYTACTGFDCRTIVTFDAKAGNPLEMKSLLQQELIRAGVLWGGFHNMSYSHSDADVSHILAAYERCLPVLKAAVSDGNVRGALRGEPVVPVFRKTSNFNLKPQPKSK
- a CDS encoding SDR family oxidoreductase, producing the protein MSSTVEAQFSLSGKVAIVTGALGLLGKEHCHALAGAGATLVAVDLDGPGCQAFATELGRTYDRPCLGVGVNITSPEELTALRDQVLARFGRIDVLVNNAAVNDSFENPSLAAEQSRFEKYPLEKFRAALDVNVTGTHLCCQLLGTPMAERGEGSIINVASTYGLVAPDQSIYRRPDGSQAFHKSPVYSVTKGAVIMLTKFLAAYWGEKGVRVNTLSPGGVENGQDAFFVQNYARKTPLGRMAQPGDYRGALVFLASDASAYMTGANLVVDGGWTCW
- a CDS encoding 3-deoxy-D-manno-octulosonate 8-phosphate phosphatase, encoding MRGTLQLPEEELALRARRVRLVLTDVDGTLTDGGVYVSPEGEALKKFSLRDGMGVERLREAGVETAFITRERSPIVARRAEKLKLTFLYMGLLDKLAHLDRILEETELSVEQLAYIGDDVNDLGILRAIGETGLTGAPSDAMPEVKETVHYLCVEPGGRGAFRDFAELILNLR
- a CDS encoding transketolase, with the translated sequence MQLGRYEEILIDLARKSDRLMVMTAENRAAIRNLPGIIPERFIDVGICEQTMIGAAAGLALRGRTPIVHALATFLAFRAYEFIRTDVGIPGLPVKLVGAVAGFLSDGNGPTHQALEDLSLMRGIPGMHVFCPADEDELVGALPTLIENPAPWYVRYNVLPAAVPHTAPFQVGKAEVLAQGKDVTLLTYGFLLREAAKAKELLEAQHLSVGLVNMRMLKPLDEAAVLAAAKQSSLLVTIEDHFQTGGLYSALGETMLKHRQSARVLPIALEERWFKPGLLPDVLEHEGFTGAKLAQRIVRAL